From a single Salmo salar chromosome ssa22, Ssal_v3.1, whole genome shotgun sequence genomic region:
- the LOC106583675 gene encoding E3 ubiquitin-protein ligase RNF182, translating into MSQKLEKLTLETDQSFQPLVYTVEELECKICYNRYDTRTRKPKVLGCLHRVCAKCLKKIVENSSPSIVSCPFCRHETHVSDDDIWLLQDDSNILAILTYQDRARKSGGSITPSGEVLLTPGSLSGSGGVEGGCGGSGGGCVTTSEQSHSSSDCLVITIMEVPGESQSSDSMSMLNMVRLYRPASLASLPCHLPAQKCGAWTSRTFPSFLIGVLCLVYFSSLPLGIYLLMIQQLTLGIILVSLVPSTLVLCVFYGFCQCLCHEIMQSIAT; encoded by the coding sequence GAGCTGGAGTGTAAGATTTGCTACAACCGTTATGACACACGCACCCGCAAGCCCAAGGTGTTGGGCTGCCTCCACCGCGTCTGCGCCAAATGCCTGAAGAAGATCGTGGAGAACTCGTCCCCCAGCATCGTCAGCTGCCCCTTCTGCCGCCACGAGACGCACGTGTCCGACGATGACATCTGGCTGCTGCAGGACGACAGCAACATCCTGGCCATCCTCACCTACCAGGACCGCGCCAGGAAGAGTGGCGGTTCCATCACCCCGAGTGGGGAGGTGCTGCTCACTCCGGGCAGCCTGAGCGGGAGCGGCGGTGTAGAGGGTGGCTGTGGTGGTTCTGGGGGCGGCTGCGTCACAACCAGTGAGCAGTCACACAGCTCCTCCGACTGCCTGGTCATCACCATCATGGAGGTGCCGGGCGAGTCACAGTCATCAGACTCCATGAGCATGCTCAATATGGTGCGCCTGTACCGGCCCGCCAGCCTGGCCTCGCTGCCCTGCCACCTGCCCGCGCAGAAGTGCGGCGCATGGACCTCTCGCACCTTCCCCAGCTTCCTTATCGGCGTCCTGTGTCTAGTCTACTTCTCATCGCTGCCGCTGGGCATCTATCTTCTGATGATCCAGCAGCTCACCCTGGGAATTATTCTGGTCAGCCTGGTCCCCTCCACCCTGGTTCTGTGTGTCTTCTACGGCTTCTGTCAATGCCTGTGCCATGAGATCATGCAGTCCATAGCCACATAG